AATTTGAATTCAGTTAAACTTTATAAGTTTATCATAACGGAAACGTGGTAATGTCGTTCGGGTTCAGATAAATACAAAAGAAATAACTAAATAAACTACATAAAATCTTGGATTAACGGGTGTTAGATTTGTAAATATACAAGTAGTTAATAATCTTATAATTAAAATACTGCAATATTCTGAAAGAAACAATATTATAAATCTAGTTCTTCTGTATTCAATATTAAATCCTGAAATTAACTCTGATTCTCCTTCTGAAAAATCAAATGGTGTTCGGTTAGTTTCGGCCAGAATTGTAATTAGTCAAATTAACACTAAAGGAAATAAAAGTATTGTAATTTGAATATATTTTTGAACTTTTCTTATGTTAATAAAGTTTATTTGTTCTGTAATAATAATTACAGTAATTAAAATTATAATTAAGTTAATTTCATATGAAATTAGTTGAGAAATGGTTCGAATTATTCCGATAAAAGCATAGTTCGAATTCGATGATCATCTTATTATTATAATTGTTACTACATTAAATGCTGCGCATCTTAATATTATCAACACAGCTATTTTTATAAAGCTAAATGAGTATTTAAATGGAAAAATAATTCATGTTAATAAAGAACAAATAATATTAAGTGCTGGGGCTATTAGATATAAAGTAAAATTTGATGAGTAATTTATATTAAATTCTTTAGTAATTAATTTTATTGCATCTGCAATAGGTTGGATAATTCCCATTATCAAAATTTTATTTGGACCTTTACGTAATTGTGAATAACCAATTATTTTCCGTTCCATTAAAGTAAAAAAAGCAACTGAAATTATTACTATAATTATTAAAAATAAAAAATTAAGTGTAGCCAAAAACATTACTAAATGTAGTGTTAAGAAATCTACTTGGTTAAGTTCTAAACTTAATACATTGTATATGTTAATATAGTTTCTTATATAAAAATTTTACTTTTCTAGATCCTTTCGTACTGTAGCTTAGAATTAAATTATCAAAGATATAAACTGACCTGGCTTACGCCGGTCTGAACTCAGATCATGTAAGAGTTAATTGGGCGAACAGACCAATTCCTATAAATTTTTCTTTATAGATTATTCTTAATCCAACATCGAGGTCGCAATATATTTTGTAAATGAGAACTTTTCAAAAATTTTGCGCTGTTATCCCTTAGGTAACTTGTTTTATTTCATATTTGGATAATTTAACTTGATTAATATCATTTTACTTATATTTAAAGATTTATTTATTTAAAAATCTCCCCAATTTAGCAAATAGATCAAGTAAAGCTAGACTTATTTGTTAAGTTCTAAAGGGTCTTCTTGTCTTTTGATTTAATTTAAGATTTTTCACTTAAATATTAATTTATACTATTTTATTTTAAAAAGTTTATTTCACATTATTTCTTTCATTCAAGCTTTCAATTATAAAGCAATTTATTACGCTACCTTAGTACAGTTAATTTACTGCAGCTATTTAAAATTTAATCACTGAGCAGAATCTATCTAAAATCTTTTTCTTTAAACTATGTTTTTGATAAACAGATGG
This genomic interval from Bemisia tabaci mitochondrion, complete genome contains the following:
- the ND1 gene encoding NADH dehydrogenase subunit 1, which encodes MFLATLNFLFLMIMVMISVAFFTLMERKMIGYSQLRKGPNKILMMGIIQPIADAMKLITKEFNMNYSSNFTLYLMAPALNIICSLLTWIIFPFKYSFSFMKMAVLMMLSCAAFNVVTIMMMSWSSNSNYAFIGMIRTISQLISYEINLIMILITVIIITEQMNFINMSKVQKYIQITMLLFPLVLIWLITILAETNRTPFDFSEGESELISGFNIEYSSTSFMMLFLSEYCSILIMSLLTTCMFTNLTPVNPSFYVVYLVISFVFIWTRTTLPRFRYDKLMKFNWIQILPMTAMMLSISFPMKIL